A stretch of the Gracilinanus agilis isolate LMUSP501 chromosome 4, AgileGrace, whole genome shotgun sequence genome encodes the following:
- the PHOSPHO1 gene encoding phosphoethanolamine/phosphocholine phosphatase isoform X1: MNGCFPVAGLRCLSRVCCTLLRDGPTLPSPSSAAVRLLRTLVETPPADTPLLGNWWWMCQRRWPERLANHPLPGGLLLRPFSLAPSSQDGTKMAEPGTPRFLLVFDFDETIVNENSDDSLVRAAPGQKLPDSLRATYREGFYNEYMQRVFKYLGDEGVKPQDVREVYEDIPLTPGMTDLFQFLNKQSSCFEIILISDANTFGVESSLRATGYRGLFRSIISNPSGPDGHGILVLSPFHSHTCPRCPSNMCKHKVLSEYLRERARDGVHFEHLFYVGDGANDFCPMGLLSGGDVAFPRRGFPMHRLIQEALKAEPPKFRGSMVPWESATEVRGHLQEILKKC, encoded by the exons ATGAACGGGTGTTTTCCAGTTGCTGGCCTGAGATGCCTATCTAGG GTGTGCTGTACTTTACTTCGGGACGGTCCCACCCTCCCCAGCCCCTCTTCTGCTGCTGTCCGGCTGCTTCGAACACTGGTAGAAACCCCGCCTGCTGACACCCCCCTCCTGGGGAACTG GTGGTGGATGTGCCAGCGTCGCTGGCCCGAGCGGCTCGCTAACCATCCTCTCCCTGGCGGGCTCCTGCTGCGCCCCTTCTCGCTTGCTCCCTCCTCCCAGGACGGCACAAAAATGGCGGAGCCAGGGACGCCCCGCTTCCTGCTAGTCTTCGACTTTGATGAGACCATAGTAAACGAGAATAGCGACGACTCACTCGTGCGCGCCGCGCCCGGCCAAAAGCTGCCCGACAGCCTTCGGGCCACGTACCGCGAGGGCTTCTACAACGAGTACATGCAGCGGGTCTTCAAGTACCTGGGGGACGAAGGCGTGAAGCCGCAGGACGTCCGGGAAGTCTACGAGGACATCCCGCTTACTCCGGGCATGACCGACCTCTTCCAGTTCCTGAACAAACAGAGCAGCTGCTTCGAGATCATCCTTATCTCCGACGCCAACACCTTCGGTGTGGAGAGCTCCCTGCGTGCCACGGGATACCGCGGCCTCTTCCGCAGCATCATTAGCAACCCGTCAGGCCCAGACGGGCACGGCATCCTGGTGCTGAGCCCTTTCCACTCGCACACCTGCCCTCGCTGCCCCTCCAACATGTGCAAGCACAAGGTGCTCAGCGAATACCTGCGCGAGAGGGCGCGGGACGGCGTGCACTTCGAGCATCTCTTCTATGTGGGCGACGGAGCCAATGACTTTTGCCCCATGGGGCTGCTATCTGGTGGCGACGTGGCCTTCCCGCGCCGCGGCTTCCCCATGCACCGTCTCATCCAGGAGGCCCTGAAGGCCGAGCCTCCCAAGTTCCGGGGCTCCATGGTGCCCTGGGAGTCAGCGACCGAAGTCCGTGGCCACTTGCAGGAGATTTTAAAGAAATGCTGA
- the PHOSPHO1 gene encoding phosphoethanolamine/phosphocholine phosphatase isoform X3, translating into MNGCFPVAGLRCLSRDGTKMAEPGTPRFLLVFDFDETIVNENSDDSLVRAAPGQKLPDSLRATYREGFYNEYMQRVFKYLGDEGVKPQDVREVYEDIPLTPGMTDLFQFLNKQSSCFEIILISDANTFGVESSLRATGYRGLFRSIISNPSGPDGHGILVLSPFHSHTCPRCPSNMCKHKVLSEYLRERARDGVHFEHLFYVGDGANDFCPMGLLSGGDVAFPRRGFPMHRLIQEALKAEPPKFRGSMVPWESATEVRGHLQEILKKC; encoded by the exons ATGAACGGGTGTTTTCCAGTTGCTGGCCTGAGATGCCTATCTAGG GACGGCACAAAAATGGCGGAGCCAGGGACGCCCCGCTTCCTGCTAGTCTTCGACTTTGATGAGACCATAGTAAACGAGAATAGCGACGACTCACTCGTGCGCGCCGCGCCCGGCCAAAAGCTGCCCGACAGCCTTCGGGCCACGTACCGCGAGGGCTTCTACAACGAGTACATGCAGCGGGTCTTCAAGTACCTGGGGGACGAAGGCGTGAAGCCGCAGGACGTCCGGGAAGTCTACGAGGACATCCCGCTTACTCCGGGCATGACCGACCTCTTCCAGTTCCTGAACAAACAGAGCAGCTGCTTCGAGATCATCCTTATCTCCGACGCCAACACCTTCGGTGTGGAGAGCTCCCTGCGTGCCACGGGATACCGCGGCCTCTTCCGCAGCATCATTAGCAACCCGTCAGGCCCAGACGGGCACGGCATCCTGGTGCTGAGCCCTTTCCACTCGCACACCTGCCCTCGCTGCCCCTCCAACATGTGCAAGCACAAGGTGCTCAGCGAATACCTGCGCGAGAGGGCGCGGGACGGCGTGCACTTCGAGCATCTCTTCTATGTGGGCGACGGAGCCAATGACTTTTGCCCCATGGGGCTGCTATCTGGTGGCGACGTGGCCTTCCCGCGCCGCGGCTTCCCCATGCACCGTCTCATCCAGGAGGCCCTGAAGGCCGAGCCTCCCAAGTTCCGGGGCTCCATGGTGCCCTGGGAGTCAGCGACCGAAGTCCGTGGCCACTTGCAGGAGATTTTAAAGAAATGCTGA
- the PHOSPHO1 gene encoding phosphoethanolamine/phosphocholine phosphatase isoform X2 produces the protein MCQRRWPERLANHPLPGGLLLRPFSLAPSSQDGTKMAEPGTPRFLLVFDFDETIVNENSDDSLVRAAPGQKLPDSLRATYREGFYNEYMQRVFKYLGDEGVKPQDVREVYEDIPLTPGMTDLFQFLNKQSSCFEIILISDANTFGVESSLRATGYRGLFRSIISNPSGPDGHGILVLSPFHSHTCPRCPSNMCKHKVLSEYLRERARDGVHFEHLFYVGDGANDFCPMGLLSGGDVAFPRRGFPMHRLIQEALKAEPPKFRGSMVPWESATEVRGHLQEILKKC, from the coding sequence ATGTGCCAGCGTCGCTGGCCCGAGCGGCTCGCTAACCATCCTCTCCCTGGCGGGCTCCTGCTGCGCCCCTTCTCGCTTGCTCCCTCCTCCCAGGACGGCACAAAAATGGCGGAGCCAGGGACGCCCCGCTTCCTGCTAGTCTTCGACTTTGATGAGACCATAGTAAACGAGAATAGCGACGACTCACTCGTGCGCGCCGCGCCCGGCCAAAAGCTGCCCGACAGCCTTCGGGCCACGTACCGCGAGGGCTTCTACAACGAGTACATGCAGCGGGTCTTCAAGTACCTGGGGGACGAAGGCGTGAAGCCGCAGGACGTCCGGGAAGTCTACGAGGACATCCCGCTTACTCCGGGCATGACCGACCTCTTCCAGTTCCTGAACAAACAGAGCAGCTGCTTCGAGATCATCCTTATCTCCGACGCCAACACCTTCGGTGTGGAGAGCTCCCTGCGTGCCACGGGATACCGCGGCCTCTTCCGCAGCATCATTAGCAACCCGTCAGGCCCAGACGGGCACGGCATCCTGGTGCTGAGCCCTTTCCACTCGCACACCTGCCCTCGCTGCCCCTCCAACATGTGCAAGCACAAGGTGCTCAGCGAATACCTGCGCGAGAGGGCGCGGGACGGCGTGCACTTCGAGCATCTCTTCTATGTGGGCGACGGAGCCAATGACTTTTGCCCCATGGGGCTGCTATCTGGTGGCGACGTGGCCTTCCCGCGCCGCGGCTTCCCCATGCACCGTCTCATCCAGGAGGCCCTGAAGGCCGAGCCTCCCAAGTTCCGGGGCTCCATGGTGCCCTGGGAGTCAGCGACCGAAGTCCGTGGCCACTTGCAGGAGATTTTAAAGAAATGCTGA